ACTAATTTCTGttaatgttatttttaaatttttattatgtaCTATCTGTTGGGATATTGTACACAATAAGAtaacttttaatcttaaaactaattatatatttaatttgtataattgaaaaatataagaaccgaaaagggaaaaaaattgtgAGTAATCTGCATACCCTGGTCGATCCGCGGACTATTGTGGGTAAGAATGAATGATGACTGCACTGAATTTAGGCACTTGCATAATTCGCAGGTAAAGATGGCTCGTCCTGTCGTCCACTGATTGCCCAACCAACACTACATGAAACAGTGTCGTTTCAACGTCGTATTCGAACTACGTGGACCATCGGATACGTGGTGTATGGAAATGCGCACCTGATCGTTGTCAAAAATTTGTCGTGTAAGAGCGGAAAAACTCGGTGTGTTTCGACCACACACCTGCTTGGTTCGAGGGCAGCGACAAAGAGAGCACTGTCTCGTcgtttcttcttttcttatcGCCTTCGCCCTCGACACGCAAAGCTCGTGCATTTCCTTCGTGAAATGATTGCATATGATCGATGTTCACGCAAACCCATGTGACATGTCAATGAAAGCTACATTCTAGCTAGGAAGGGAAAACTTCGTagccccttgtggtttcgtacttttttattttaataccttatgatttaaagtgtatcaaattagtaccctttGGTTTCTCACTTCATCATTTtaatactatgtggtttaaagtgtatcaagttagtaccctgtggttttatttttgtatcaagttagtaccctgtggtttaaagtgtatcaagttagtaccatgtggtttctcactttatcattttagtacactgtggtttaaagtgtatcaagttagtattttataattttatttgtatcaagttagtatcctgtggttttatttttgtattaagctagtaccatgtggtttaaaaaaccacagggtactaaagtgataaaatgtgaaaccacagggtactaacttgatacactttaaaccacagggtactaaagtgaaaaagtgcaaaaccatatgtactaacttgatacattttaaaccacagggtactaaagtaagaaaaagtgaaaccacaaggataATATAGGATAATATAGGATAATATAGCCTAAAATTAAATAGGATAATATAGCgtcataatatataaataaattataagatagtatattgttataatttataaattttataataataagtaaaacttatatattgataaaaattgagcttctatacttttaaaaacataaagtcATAAGTGCTCTAGATTTTCGGCCTTTTGATAAAGTtttgtagggttaggataatAATAGTTGGCTCCAATAGAGTTGAATGATTGGTTGATGGAATAGCATACTTTAAGGAGTAAAATTAGTCGAAGGAATAGATCTAATGATGAAAAACTTATAATTAATCAACAAATagtttgtgcttttaaaagcatcgtagccggactctattagtaatatgttatattttattattctataatttataaaatatgcaCTTTgtaattagggatgcaaatgaaACCCAATTGATAGAGTTCCCGCTATGATATGTATAAGGCGGCAAGTGAAGGCCAAGCGAAATCTGATTGATAGAGATCCTATTATGATCCACCTCGAATATATAAGGCGGTAAGTggagaccaaaaaaaaaaaggaagaaagtcTTCTAATTCGCCCTAATCCGCTTAAAAAATAGAGAGGGAGGCGGAAGAGCTCTTTCTTCCATTATCCGTACCTAATCCATTAAAAATTCGCTCATATCCGGACCCACCCCGAATGTAGCAGTAATTAAGTAGGAGAAAAAGATTGAATAAAAATCAACCCGTCTCAAAACAGTCCGGACCGCTAAGAAAACGAGGCAGAAGGTGGGGGGACCTGATCTCCCCCTTTCGGCTCCAACCAGTTTTCAACCCTACTTGTAATTTGTAAATTGTAATactttacttatttatttaataatagatTTTTATGATTAAAAATAAGTATCAAATTGAATCTCTTCAAATCACAATTCGCAAAGTAAATTTGTAGTAGACTATAATGGCTAATTGAAGTTACCCAGAAAATATTCTCAGCCAATTTTGAAGTGAGTGGTGTTAATAATAGATAGTAATTTACTAATAGCAATTAAATTGGTTTAGTAAATTTGATTATCATGCAcataattattgattttgattggATTTAACAAATCTAATTTGCCAGATAAAATCGTattgaattaaaataattaaaaattaaaagcattttttttttacatacaagtttatattttaatttgacatTTCCAAAAATTTAGTCACCAACCAATAAACTGAAATTGGTGGCCTGAAAAACTGAATATTAGTTTCCATTTAACCACTCATTTTTGTTGTAAATTCTCTGtaatttttccaaaataaagcatttcgtgatgcttgattcAACTCTACTTTGGAATCATCTTTTAGGGATATCATGATAATCGAATTAGCTAATTAGagaaattttaccaaatttaataGAGCAgcttaaatgaaataaaatttttgttcatgTATCAATTAATGGCAACAAGTTAAAAGAGTTTTTactttttgacaaaaaattttTCACTTGACCTATTGGTTTCCTTGAAATTGATCTAACCTTACTCTCTAAATGAACAATTAATCAAAATGGAAATTAACATaccaaattaatcaaaatttttgttcaTGTATCAATTAATGGCAACAAGTTAAAGAGTTTTTACTTTTTGACAAAAATGTTTTCACTTGACCTATTGTATTCCTTGAAATTGACCTAACCTTACTCTCTAAATGAACAATTAATCAAAATGGAAATTAACATACCAAATTAATCAATCCACCTAATTTGTTTCCATTCCATTACAATTATAAGCTTTACAAAAACAAAGCAAGCTTCCTCATCACATCACATGCATGTACGTACACTCCATGTACAACATCTAGCTAATTTAATGGAGGAAATTAACAACATGcatgtacgtacgtacgtacgtaacACCCAAACCTGTGATCCCGAATCTCAAAGCGCCGTCAAGGAGTTCATCATCATCATGGCCTTAAACTCCTCAAAATCGACCACCCCGTCCCCATTCCTATCCACCCCTCTTATCATAAGCCGGCACTCTTTCAGACTACACCTGCGCCCCAACCCGGCCAACACCCGCCGCACCTCCTCTGCCGAAATGTATCCGTTGCGGTCGGCATCGAACACGCGGAACGCCTCCcggagctcctcctcctcgtcgacGCCCGCGCCCCTTTCCGACACCGCCCGCATGAACTCGTCCAAATCGATGAACCCGTCGCCATCGCagtccgcctcccgcaccatcCCCTCCGCCTCCCGCGCTACCGTCGACCTTGCGAAAACAACCGACCCATCGGTCCAAACGTAGTTTCAGCTACGTACTAAATAACGGTGTTCAAATATTAAACTTGTAATCGATATTCCGCCTCACATCTGTGTTCAAGATTTTTTAATTTGCCTAAAATATGTACTTTGTTAGTTAATTGGATTATTTCTGAACTATTGCCTATCAAATGGATCTACTAGGCAGTATTATTTCAGAGCAGTAGgtgttaaatttgaatttcaacccACGGGCAACctcatttaattttaatttaagctgttattttgagcttttcaaaatattttgagtcTAGCTAgatatgagaaaaaatattgaatatatatatatatagagagagagagagagagagagagagagtgcggctaggatgcttatggaagtacggagggctccgtgcttccactttgttttcgatgttcggactttcgaatcgacgatcggctccgttagacttgatctagagtatttgaagtatctagaaaataaattttgcgatttttcgatatcatttgcctagtgatcgaagtggctcaaaatcaacggctgaaaataaaaatcttacaaaatatgatgataagacattaaaattttaaaccaaaattattaatcttgttttatatggtataaataattttctatcaaaatttcatgtgatttgaatatttctataccgttaaacttgcaaccggctcaccacaaccgttaaaattattgattttgagccccttcgatcactaggcaaatgatatcgaaaaattacaaaatttattttctaggtacttcaaatactctagatcaactctaacggagctgatcgtcgattcgaaagtccgaacatcgaaaacgacttggaagcacggagacctccgtgcttccataagcataccagcacaactctctctctctctctctctctctctctatatatatatatataattaagcttctatgcttttaaaagtataaagtcattggtgcttgtaagctTTCGActcttggattaagaaatgtgcgattagaataatgtgggccctctagggttgagtggttagttggttgaatagtataatctaacgggtgaaaatgatatatatatatatatatatatatatatatataaattgtctATCGAGCTAAAGATTTTAGGGCACGTTTAGTTCAAAATAGCAATTGAAATCGGCATAGACCGGAATGGAAATGAGTTGTAATCGAAAAGagaatgataaaaataattaacaatttgtttggttcattaaaaaaatcgaaatcaaaattatattcaaattaaaaaatttattaaatttaaatttgttactCAAATGTAtagtcaaaatttgaattcaaatatgaacttataattttaaacttaaaatttgtgAATATACAATTCAAGTTCAAGgtcaaagtcaaaatttaaatttaaaaccattaaattaaaattaaaaaattaaatttattgaatttatttttaaaattttatttgacttCAAATAGTTattagtggaaaaaaaaaaacaaaaaagaatccTCAATCGGAATCAAAACTAACTCCCACCTGTACGGTGGGAGTCACTTTTGACTTTCGAGGGATTCGAATCCACCGTGATGATGAGAATCCAAAATGCTAAATAAATCCCTCCatttaaatactaattaacAGTAAGAAGGGTACTTATTTCAATTTTCATTCTAAGtctcaaatatttcaaatcaaaCCTACCCTTATTAAGATTATTTCTGTGCTTCacatatttgaattaaataaaaataaattgaataaaactAGCTAGGAGTAAAATTTGAGCTCGAAAACActgactctgataccatattgAAAAACGACTTATTATTACTCTAAACTTAAGCTAGATACCGGAGCAacggtgttttaatattttatattcaacacgcGATACCTCTCGTGGCCGAGACGGAGCATGATGTCGCGGAGCTCCCCCGCGGAGATCTTGCCGTCGCCGTTGGAGTCGATGAGGTCGAACACTCGCCGCAGTTGGTTCGGaagctccgccgccgcggcggcggcggcggcggcgggggaggctGCTGAAGAGATCCACTTGAAGTTGCTGCTGGCTCTTCTCCCCCTCCTGCTCACGGCCttgaatttttgcaaaaaacCCCCTACCTTTTCCGGAGAGAACATTTTCCCTTCAAGGATGAGGAGGAGTTGttagggggggagagagagagagagagagagagagagagagagtagatggGCTAGAGCCTagagggaggaagaggaggagagagaggccATGGGAGGAGGAGTGTGAGGAGTGGGTGGTGGGTGCATGTGAGAGGGATTGAATTGGTTGCTAGTTTTATAAGAGAGAAATTATTGCCGAGACCTGATCCACCatgctaacaaaaaaaaaataaaaaaataaaaaaaagagttcaGAAATAGTCTTTTAATAATAGATCCCACTCATGTGCACAGCGAAGATCAGGTGAATAGCACGCACAAGCAGAAGAAGCAGTgagaaaaattatactattttgtaT
This genomic window from Ananas comosus cultivar F153 linkage group 3, ASM154086v1, whole genome shotgun sequence contains:
- the LOC109708292 gene encoding neo-calmodulin-like yields the protein MFSPEKVGGFLQKFKAVSRRGRRASSNFKWISSAASPAAAAAAAAAELPNQLRRVFDLIDSNGDGKISAGELRDIMLRLGHERSTVAREAEGMVREADCDGDGFIDLDEFMRAVSERGAGVDEEEELREAFRVFDADRNGYISAEEVRRVLAGLGRRCSLKECRLMIRGVDRNGDGVVDFEEFKAMMMMNSLTAL